One Gadus morhua chromosome 13, gadMor3.0, whole genome shotgun sequence genomic window carries:
- the znf740a gene encoding gastrula zinc finger protein XlCGF58.1 isoform X38 — MSHLPSSSVRDHMKWVCFDNTKVAGLLGCEAVLSSMALMQASSMAGPPKKMMAPLGHGPPQREGPDRGPQSHMILPSGMSCPPLSVFPLQLIRKDGDFQAPRLLDEKDMRANEDMQMKKKNRKSGTPCKVREQDGRGGKGPGGDENGPASKVQKNFICDHCYGAFRSGYHLKRHILIHTGEKPYACAVCDMRFIQRYHLERHSLIHSGVKPYACSMCDMRFFQRYHLERHSQTHTGVKPYACSMCDMRFFQRYHLARHSLTHTGVKPYACSMCDMRFFQRYHLARHSLTHTGVKPYACSMCDRRFFQRYHLARHTLKHTGVKPYACSMCDMRFFQRYHLARHSLTHTGVKPYACTMCDMRFIQRYQLERHSLTHTGVKPYACTMCDKRFFQRYHLARHSLTHMGVKPYACTMCDMRFFQRYHLARHSVIHSGVKPYACTMCDKRFFQRYHLARHSLTHMGVKPYACTMCDMRFVHRYHLTRHSLTHSGMRPCTQAISQRFCAIPEGGVKPYACTMCDKRFFQRYHLARHSITHMGVKPYACTMCDKRFFQRYHLARHSRTHMGVKPYACTMCDKRFFQRYHLARHSLTHMGVKPYACTMCEKRFFQRHHLARHSLTHMGVKPYACTMCDKRFFQRQHLARHSLTHMGVKPYACTMCDMRFFQRYHLARHSVIHSGVKPYACTMCDKRFFQRYHLARHSVTHMGVKPYACSMCDMRFIQRNHLERHSLTHTGMRSFTVPTQPREKPFACDMCDMRFIQRYHLERHKRVHSGEKPYQCERCQQNFSRTDRLLRHRRLCQGRGVAKVENQPCCDPRPYSQEPPPAPPTWSPLHPPPGRLAV, encoded by the exons ATGTCCCATCTACCCAGCAGCTCAGTCCGCGACCATATGAAATGGGTTTGTTTTGACAACACCAAAGTG GCCGGGCTGCTTGGGTGCGAAGCGGTCCTCTCCAGCATGGCCCTGATGCAGGCCAGCTCCATGGCAGGTCCACCCAAGAAGATGATGGCGCCTCTGGGCCACGGCCCGCCCCAGAGAGAGGGCCCCGACCGCGGGCCCCAGAGCCACATGATTCTCCCCTCGGGGATGAGCTGTCCGCCACTG TCTGTGTTTCCTCTGCAGCTCATCAGGAAGGACGGTGACTTCCAGGCCCCTCGCCTGCTGGACGAGAAGGACATGAGGGCCAACGAGGACATGCAGATGAAAAAGAAGAACCGGAAGTCAGGAACGCCCTGCAAAGTGAGAGAACAAGATGGAAGGGGAGGGAAG GGCCCGGGCGGGGACGAGAACGGGCCGGCGTCCAAGGTGCAGAAGAACTTCATCTGCGACCACTGTTACGGCGCCTTCAGGAGCGGCTACCACCTGAAGAGACACATACTGATCCACACAG GGGAGAAGCCGTATGCTTGTGCCGTATGTGACATGAGGTTTATTCAGCGTTACCACCTGGAGAGACACAGCCTCATTCACTCGG gggtgaaGCCGTACGCTTGTTCCATGTGTGACATGCGGTTTTTCCAGCGTTACCACCTGGAGAGACACAGCCAAACTCATACGG GGGTGAAGCCCTACGCATGCTCCATGTGTGACATGAGGTTCTTCCAGCGTTACCATCTGGCCAGACACAGCCTCACTCATACTG GGGTGAAGCCATACGCTTGCTCCATGTGTGACATGAGGTTTTTCCAACGCTACCACTTGGCCAGACACAGCCTCACGCACACTG GGGTGAAGCCATATGCTTGCTCCATGTGTGACAGGAGGTTTTTCCAGAGATACCACCTGGCAAGacacaccctcaaacacacgG GGGTGAAGCCGTACGCTTGCTCCATGTGTGACATGAGGTTCTTCCAGCGTTACCATTTGGCAAGACACAGCCTCACGCACACTG GAGTGAAGCCATACGCATGCACCATGTGTGACATGAGATTTATCCAACGCTACCAACTGGAGAGACACAGTCTGACTCATACCG gggtgaaGCCGTACGCTTGCACCATGTGTGACAAGAGGTTTTTTCAGCGCTACCACCTGGCGAGACACAGCCTCACTCATATGG GTGTGAAACCTTACGCTTGCACCATGTGTGACATGAGGTTTTTTCAGCGTTACCACCTGGCGAGACACAGCGTCATTCATTCGG GTGTGAAACCTTACGCATGTACCATGTGCGACAAGAGGTTTTTTCAACGCTACCATCTGGCAAGACACAGCCTCACTCATATGG GTGTGAAACCTTACGCTTGCACCATGTGTGACATGAGGTTTGTTCACCGTTACCACCTGACGAGACACAGCCTCACTCACTCGGGTATGCGTCCGTGTACCCAGGCCATTTCACAACGTTTTTGCGCTATTCCTGAGGGAG gggtgaaGCCGTACGCTTGCACCATGTGTGACAAGAGGTTTTTTCAGCGCTACCACCTGGCGAGACACAGCATCACTCATATGG GTGTGAAACCTTACGCTTGCACCATGTGTGACAAGAGGTTTTTTCAGCGATACCACCTGGCGAGACACAGCCGCACTCATATGG gggtgaaGCCGTACGCTTGCACCATGTGTGACAAGAGGTTTTTTCAGCGCTACCACCTGGCGAGACACAGCCTCACTCATATGG GTGTGAAACCTTACGCTTGCACCATGTGCGAAAAGAGGTTTTTTCAGCGCCACCACCTGGCGAGACACAGCCTCACTCATATGG GTGTGAAACCTTACGCTTGCACCATGTGTGACAAGAGGTTTTTTCAGCGCCAGCACCTGGCGAGACACAGCCTCACTCATATGG GTGTGAAACCTTATGCTTGCACCATGTGTGACATGAGGTTTTTTCAGCGCTACCACCTGGCGAGACACAGCGTCATTCATTCGG GTGTGAAACCTTACGCATGTACCATGTGCGACAAGAGGTTTTTCCAACGCTACCATCTGGCAAGACACAGCGTCACTCATATGG gggtgaaGCCGTATGCTTGTTCCATGTGTGACATGAGGTTTATTCAGCGTAACCACCTGGAGAGACACAGCCTCACTCACACGGGTATGCGTTCGTTTACCGTACCCACACAACCGA GGGAGAAGCCCTTTGCTTGTGACATGTGTGACATGAGGTTTATCCAGCGCTACCACCTGGAGAGACACAAGCGCGTGCACagcggggagaagccctaccagTGTGAACGATGCCAGCAG aacttCTCGCGGACAGACCGGCTGCTGAGGCATCGGCGCCTGTGCCAGGGGCGCGGCGTGGCCAAGGTGGAGAACCAGCCCTGCTGCGACCCCAGGCCCTACTCCCAGGAGCCCCCGCCGGCGCCGCCCACCTGGAGCCCCCTGCACCCCCCGCCGGGGCGGCTGGCCGTCTGA
- the znf740a gene encoding zinc finger protein 431 isoform X11, with protein MSHLPSSSVRDHMKWVCFDNTKVAGLLGCEAVLSSMALMQASSMAGPPKKMMAPLGHGPPQREGPDRGPQSHMILPSGMSCPPLSVFPLQLIRKDGDFQAPRLLDEKDMRANEDMQMKKKNRKSGTPCKVREQDGRGGKGPGGDENGPASKVQKNFICDHCYGAFRSGYHLKRHILIHTGEKPYACAVCDMRFIQRYHLERHSLIHSGVKPYACSMCDMRFFQRYHLERHSQTHTGVKPYACSMCDMRFFQRYHLARHSLTHTGVKPYACSMCDMRFFQRYHLARHSLTHTGVKPYACSMCDRRFFQRYHLARHTLKHTGVKPYACSMCDMRFFQRYHLARHSLTHTGVKPYACTMCDMRFIQRYQLERHSLTHTGVKPYACTMCDKRFFQRYHLARHSLTHMGVKPYACTMCDKRFFQRYHLARHSLTHMGVKPYACTMCDMRFVHRYHLTRHSLTHSGMRPCTQAISQRFCAIPEGGVKPYACTMCDKRFFQRYHLARHSITHMGVKPYACTMCDKRFFQRYHLARHSRTHMGVKPYACTMCDKRFFQRYHLARHSLTHMGVKPYACTMCEKRFFQRHHLARHSLTHMGVKPYACTMCDKRFFQRQHLARHSLTHMGVKPYACTMCDKRFFQRQHLARHSLTHMGVKPYACTMCDKRFFQRQHLARHSLTHMGVKPYACTMCDMRFFQRYHLARHSVIHSGVKPYACTMCDKRFFQRYHLARHSVTHMGVKPYACTICDMRFAQRYHLTRHSLTHSGVKPYACSMCDMRFIQRNHLERHSLTHTGMRSFTVPTQPREKPFACDMCDMRFIQRYHLERHKRVHSGEKPYQCERCQQNFSRTDRLLRHRRLCQGRGVAKVENQPCCDPRPYSQEPPPAPPTWSPLHPPPGRLAV; from the exons ATGTCCCATCTACCCAGCAGCTCAGTCCGCGACCATATGAAATGGGTTTGTTTTGACAACACCAAAGTG GCCGGGCTGCTTGGGTGCGAAGCGGTCCTCTCCAGCATGGCCCTGATGCAGGCCAGCTCCATGGCAGGTCCACCCAAGAAGATGATGGCGCCTCTGGGCCACGGCCCGCCCCAGAGAGAGGGCCCCGACCGCGGGCCCCAGAGCCACATGATTCTCCCCTCGGGGATGAGCTGTCCGCCACTG TCTGTGTTTCCTCTGCAGCTCATCAGGAAGGACGGTGACTTCCAGGCCCCTCGCCTGCTGGACGAGAAGGACATGAGGGCCAACGAGGACATGCAGATGAAAAAGAAGAACCGGAAGTCAGGAACGCCCTGCAAAGTGAGAGAACAAGATGGAAGGGGAGGGAAG GGCCCGGGCGGGGACGAGAACGGGCCGGCGTCCAAGGTGCAGAAGAACTTCATCTGCGACCACTGTTACGGCGCCTTCAGGAGCGGCTACCACCTGAAGAGACACATACTGATCCACACAG GGGAGAAGCCGTATGCTTGTGCCGTATGTGACATGAGGTTTATTCAGCGTTACCACCTGGAGAGACACAGCCTCATTCACTCGG gggtgaaGCCGTACGCTTGTTCCATGTGTGACATGCGGTTTTTCCAGCGTTACCACCTGGAGAGACACAGCCAAACTCATACGG GGGTGAAGCCCTACGCATGCTCCATGTGTGACATGAGGTTCTTCCAGCGTTACCATCTGGCCAGACACAGCCTCACTCATACTG GGGTGAAGCCATACGCTTGCTCCATGTGTGACATGAGGTTTTTCCAACGCTACCACTTGGCCAGACACAGCCTCACGCACACTG GGGTGAAGCCATATGCTTGCTCCATGTGTGACAGGAGGTTTTTCCAGAGATACCACCTGGCAAGacacaccctcaaacacacgG GGGTGAAGCCGTACGCTTGCTCCATGTGTGACATGAGGTTCTTCCAGCGTTACCATTTGGCAAGACACAGCCTCACGCACACTG GAGTGAAGCCATACGCATGCACCATGTGTGACATGAGATTTATCCAACGCTACCAACTGGAGAGACACAGTCTGACTCATACCG gggtgaaGCCGTACGCTTGCACCATGTGTGACAAGAGGTTTTTTCAGCGCTACCACCTGGCGAGACACAGCCTCACTCATATGG GTGTGAAACCTTACGCATGTACCATGTGCGACAAGAGGTTTTTTCAACGCTACCATCTGGCAAGACACAGCCTCACTCATATGG GTGTGAAACCTTACGCTTGCACCATGTGTGACATGAGGTTTGTTCACCGTTACCACCTGACGAGACACAGCCTCACTCACTCGGGTATGCGTCCGTGTACCCAGGCCATTTCACAACGTTTTTGCGCTATTCCTGAGGGAG gggtgaaGCCGTACGCTTGCACCATGTGTGACAAGAGGTTTTTTCAGCGCTACCACCTGGCGAGACACAGCATCACTCATATGG GTGTGAAACCTTACGCTTGCACCATGTGTGACAAGAGGTTTTTTCAGCGATACCACCTGGCGAGACACAGCCGCACTCATATGG gggtgaaGCCGTACGCTTGCACCATGTGTGACAAGAGGTTTTTTCAGCGCTACCACCTGGCGAGACACAGCCTCACTCATATGG GTGTGAAACCTTACGCTTGCACCATGTGCGAAAAGAGGTTTTTTCAGCGCCACCACCTGGCGAGACACAGCCTCACTCATATGG GTGTGAAACCTTACGCTTGCACCATGTGTGACAAGAGGTTTTTTCAGCGCCAGCACCTGGCGAGACACAGCCTCACTCATATGG GTGTGAAACCTTACGCTTGCACCATGTGTGACAAGAGGTTTTTTCAGCGCCAGCACCTTGCGAGACACAGCCTCACTCATATGG GTGTGAAACCTTACGCTTGCACCATGTGTGACAAGAGGTTTTTTCAGCGCCAGCACCTGGCGAGACACAGCCTCACTCATATGG GTGTGAAACCTTATGCTTGCACCATGTGTGACATGAGGTTTTTTCAGCGCTACCACCTGGCGAGACACAGCGTCATTCATTCGG GTGTGAAACCTTACGCATGTACCATGTGCGACAAGAGGTTTTTCCAACGCTACCATCTGGCAAGACACAGCGTCACTCATATGG GTGTGAAACCTTATGCTTGCACCATATGTGACATGAGGTTTGCTCAGCGTTACCACCTGACGAGACACAGCCTCACTCACTCGG gggtgaaGCCGTATGCTTGTTCCATGTGTGACATGAGGTTTATTCAGCGTAACCACCTGGAGAGACACAGCCTCACTCACACGGGTATGCGTTCGTTTACCGTACCCACACAACCGA GGGAGAAGCCCTTTGCTTGTGACATGTGTGACATGAGGTTTATCCAGCGCTACCACCTGGAGAGACACAAGCGCGTGCACagcggggagaagccctaccagTGTGAACGATGCCAGCAG aacttCTCGCGGACAGACCGGCTGCTGAGGCATCGGCGCCTGTGCCAGGGGCGCGGCGTGGCCAAGGTGGAGAACCAGCCCTGCTGCGACCCCAGGCCCTACTCCCAGGAGCCCCCGCCGGCGCCGCCCACCTGGAGCCCCCTGCACCCCCCGCCGGGGCGGCTGGCCGTCTGA
- the znf740a gene encoding zinc finger protein 431 isoform X15, producing MSHLPSSSVRDHMKWVCFDNTKVAGLLGCEAVLSSMALMQASSMAGPPKKMMAPLGHGPPQREGPDRGPQSHMILPSGMSCPPLSVFPLQLIRKDGDFQAPRLLDEKDMRANEDMQMKKKNRKSGTPCKVREQDGRGGKGPGGDENGPASKVQKNFICDHCYGAFRSGYHLKRHILIHTGEKPYACAVCDMRFIQRYHLERHSLIHSGVKPYACSMCDMRFFQRYHLERHSQTHTGVKPYACSMCDMRFFQRYHLARHSLTHTGVKPYACSMCDMRFFQRYHLARHSLTHTGVKPYACSMCDRRFFQRYHLARHTLKHTGVKPYACSMCDMRFFQRYHLARHSLTHTGVKPYACTMCDMRFIQRYQLERHSLTHTGVKPYACTMCDMRFFQRYHLARHSVIHSGVKPYACTMCDKRFFQRYHLARHSLTHMGVKPYACTMCDMRFVHRYHLTRHSLTHSGMRPCTQAISQRFCAIPEGGVKPYACTMCDKRFFQRYHLARHSITHMGVKPYACTMCDKRFFQRYHLARHSRTHMGVKPYACTMCDKRFFQRYHLARHSLTHMGVKPYACTMCEKRFFQRHHLARHSLTHMGVKPYACTMCDKRFFQRQHLARHSLTHMGVKPYACTMCDKRFFQRQHLARHSLTHMGVKPYACTMCDKRFFQRQHLARHSLTHMGVKPYACTMCDMRFFQRYHLARHSVIHSGVKPYACTMCDKRFFQRYHLARHSVTHMGVKPYACTICDMRFAQRYHLTRHSLTHSGVKPYACSMCDMRFIQRNHLERHSLTHTGMRSFTVPTQPREKPFACDMCDMRFIQRYHLERHKRVHSGEKPYQCERCQQNFSRTDRLLRHRRLCQGRGVAKVENQPCCDPRPYSQEPPPAPPTWSPLHPPPGRLAV from the exons ATGTCCCATCTACCCAGCAGCTCAGTCCGCGACCATATGAAATGGGTTTGTTTTGACAACACCAAAGTG GCCGGGCTGCTTGGGTGCGAAGCGGTCCTCTCCAGCATGGCCCTGATGCAGGCCAGCTCCATGGCAGGTCCACCCAAGAAGATGATGGCGCCTCTGGGCCACGGCCCGCCCCAGAGAGAGGGCCCCGACCGCGGGCCCCAGAGCCACATGATTCTCCCCTCGGGGATGAGCTGTCCGCCACTG TCTGTGTTTCCTCTGCAGCTCATCAGGAAGGACGGTGACTTCCAGGCCCCTCGCCTGCTGGACGAGAAGGACATGAGGGCCAACGAGGACATGCAGATGAAAAAGAAGAACCGGAAGTCAGGAACGCCCTGCAAAGTGAGAGAACAAGATGGAAGGGGAGGGAAG GGCCCGGGCGGGGACGAGAACGGGCCGGCGTCCAAGGTGCAGAAGAACTTCATCTGCGACCACTGTTACGGCGCCTTCAGGAGCGGCTACCACCTGAAGAGACACATACTGATCCACACAG GGGAGAAGCCGTATGCTTGTGCCGTATGTGACATGAGGTTTATTCAGCGTTACCACCTGGAGAGACACAGCCTCATTCACTCGG gggtgaaGCCGTACGCTTGTTCCATGTGTGACATGCGGTTTTTCCAGCGTTACCACCTGGAGAGACACAGCCAAACTCATACGG GGGTGAAGCCCTACGCATGCTCCATGTGTGACATGAGGTTCTTCCAGCGTTACCATCTGGCCAGACACAGCCTCACTCATACTG GGGTGAAGCCATACGCTTGCTCCATGTGTGACATGAGGTTTTTCCAACGCTACCACTTGGCCAGACACAGCCTCACGCACACTG GGGTGAAGCCATATGCTTGCTCCATGTGTGACAGGAGGTTTTTCCAGAGATACCACCTGGCAAGacacaccctcaaacacacgG GGGTGAAGCCGTACGCTTGCTCCATGTGTGACATGAGGTTCTTCCAGCGTTACCATTTGGCAAGACACAGCCTCACGCACACTG GAGTGAAGCCATACGCATGCACCATGTGTGACATGAGATTTATCCAACGCTACCAACTGGAGAGACACAGTCTGACTCATACCG GTGTGAAACCTTACGCTTGCACCATGTGTGACATGAGGTTTTTTCAGCGTTACCACCTGGCGAGACACAGCGTCATTCATTCGG GTGTGAAACCTTACGCATGTACCATGTGCGACAAGAGGTTTTTTCAACGCTACCATCTGGCAAGACACAGCCTCACTCATATGG GTGTGAAACCTTACGCTTGCACCATGTGTGACATGAGGTTTGTTCACCGTTACCACCTGACGAGACACAGCCTCACTCACTCGGGTATGCGTCCGTGTACCCAGGCCATTTCACAACGTTTTTGCGCTATTCCTGAGGGAG gggtgaaGCCGTACGCTTGCACCATGTGTGACAAGAGGTTTTTTCAGCGCTACCACCTGGCGAGACACAGCATCACTCATATGG GTGTGAAACCTTACGCTTGCACCATGTGTGACAAGAGGTTTTTTCAGCGATACCACCTGGCGAGACACAGCCGCACTCATATGG gggtgaaGCCGTACGCTTGCACCATGTGTGACAAGAGGTTTTTTCAGCGCTACCACCTGGCGAGACACAGCCTCACTCATATGG GTGTGAAACCTTACGCTTGCACCATGTGCGAAAAGAGGTTTTTTCAGCGCCACCACCTGGCGAGACACAGCCTCACTCATATGG GTGTGAAACCTTACGCTTGCACCATGTGTGACAAGAGGTTTTTTCAGCGCCAGCACCTGGCGAGACACAGCCTCACTCATATGG GTGTGAAACCTTACGCTTGCACCATGTGTGACAAGAGGTTTTTTCAGCGCCAGCACCTTGCGAGACACAGCCTCACTCATATGG GTGTGAAACCTTACGCTTGCACCATGTGTGACAAGAGGTTTTTTCAGCGCCAGCACCTGGCGAGACACAGCCTCACTCATATGG GTGTGAAACCTTATGCTTGCACCATGTGTGACATGAGGTTTTTTCAGCGCTACCACCTGGCGAGACACAGCGTCATTCATTCGG GTGTGAAACCTTACGCATGTACCATGTGCGACAAGAGGTTTTTCCAACGCTACCATCTGGCAAGACACAGCGTCACTCATATGG GTGTGAAACCTTATGCTTGCACCATATGTGACATGAGGTTTGCTCAGCGTTACCACCTGACGAGACACAGCCTCACTCACTCGG gggtgaaGCCGTATGCTTGTTCCATGTGTGACATGAGGTTTATTCAGCGTAACCACCTGGAGAGACACAGCCTCACTCACACGGGTATGCGTTCGTTTACCGTACCCACACAACCGA GGGAGAAGCCCTTTGCTTGTGACATGTGTGACATGAGGTTTATCCAGCGCTACCACCTGGAGAGACACAAGCGCGTGCACagcggggagaagccctaccagTGTGAACGATGCCAGCAG aacttCTCGCGGACAGACCGGCTGCTGAGGCATCGGCGCCTGTGCCAGGGGCGCGGCGTGGCCAAGGTGGAGAACCAGCCCTGCTGCGACCCCAGGCCCTACTCCCAGGAGCCCCCGCCGGCGCCGCCCACCTGGAGCCCCCTGCACCCCCCGCCGGGGCGGCTGGCCGTCTGA
- the znf740a gene encoding zinc finger protein 431 isoform X22: MSHLPSSSVRDHMKWVCFDNTKVAGLLGCEAVLSSMALMQASSMAGPPKKMMAPLGHGPPQREGPDRGPQSHMILPSGMSCPPLSVFPLQLIRKDGDFQAPRLLDEKDMRANEDMQMKKKNRKSGTPCKVREQDGRGGKGPGGDENGPASKVQKNFICDHCYGAFRSGYHLKRHILIHTGEKPYACAVCDMRFIQRYHLERHSLIHSGVKPYACSMCDMRFFQRYHLERHSQTHTGVKPYACSMCDMRFFQRYHLARHSLTHTGVKPYACSMCDMRFFQRYHLARHSLTHTGVKPYACSMCDRRFFQRYHLARHTLKHTGVKPYACSMCDMRFFQRYHLARHSLTHTGVKPYACTMCDMRFIQRYQLERHSLTHTGVKPYACTMCDKRFFQRYHLARHSLTHMGVKPYACTMCDKRFFQRYHLARHSLTHMGVKPYACTMCDMRFVHRYHLTRHSLTHSGVKPYACTMCDKRFFQRYHLARHSITHMGVKPYACTMCDKRFFQRYHLARHSRTHMGVKPYACTMCDKRFFQRYHLARHSLTHMGVKPYACTMCEKRFFQRHHLARHSLTHMGVKPYACTMCDKRFFQRQHLARHSLTHMGVKPYACTMCDKRFFQRQHLARHSLTHMGVKPYACTMCDKRFFQRQHLARHSLTHMGVKPYACTMCDMRFFQRYHLARHSVIHSGVKPYACTMCDKRFFQRYHLARHSVTHMGVKPYACTICDMRFAQRYHLTRHSLTHSGVKPYACSMCDMRFIQRNHLERHSLTHTGMRSFTVPTQPREKPFACDMCDMRFIQRYHLERHKRVHSGEKPYQCERCQQNFSRTDRLLRHRRLCQGRGVAKVENQPCCDPRPYSQEPPPAPPTWSPLHPPPGRLAV; this comes from the exons ATGTCCCATCTACCCAGCAGCTCAGTCCGCGACCATATGAAATGGGTTTGTTTTGACAACACCAAAGTG GCCGGGCTGCTTGGGTGCGAAGCGGTCCTCTCCAGCATGGCCCTGATGCAGGCCAGCTCCATGGCAGGTCCACCCAAGAAGATGATGGCGCCTCTGGGCCACGGCCCGCCCCAGAGAGAGGGCCCCGACCGCGGGCCCCAGAGCCACATGATTCTCCCCTCGGGGATGAGCTGTCCGCCACTG TCTGTGTTTCCTCTGCAGCTCATCAGGAAGGACGGTGACTTCCAGGCCCCTCGCCTGCTGGACGAGAAGGACATGAGGGCCAACGAGGACATGCAGATGAAAAAGAAGAACCGGAAGTCAGGAACGCCCTGCAAAGTGAGAGAACAAGATGGAAGGGGAGGGAAG GGCCCGGGCGGGGACGAGAACGGGCCGGCGTCCAAGGTGCAGAAGAACTTCATCTGCGACCACTGTTACGGCGCCTTCAGGAGCGGCTACCACCTGAAGAGACACATACTGATCCACACAG GGGAGAAGCCGTATGCTTGTGCCGTATGTGACATGAGGTTTATTCAGCGTTACCACCTGGAGAGACACAGCCTCATTCACTCGG gggtgaaGCCGTACGCTTGTTCCATGTGTGACATGCGGTTTTTCCAGCGTTACCACCTGGAGAGACACAGCCAAACTCATACGG GGGTGAAGCCCTACGCATGCTCCATGTGTGACATGAGGTTCTTCCAGCGTTACCATCTGGCCAGACACAGCCTCACTCATACTG GGGTGAAGCCATACGCTTGCTCCATGTGTGACATGAGGTTTTTCCAACGCTACCACTTGGCCAGACACAGCCTCACGCACACTG GGGTGAAGCCATATGCTTGCTCCATGTGTGACAGGAGGTTTTTCCAGAGATACCACCTGGCAAGacacaccctcaaacacacgG GGGTGAAGCCGTACGCTTGCTCCATGTGTGACATGAGGTTCTTCCAGCGTTACCATTTGGCAAGACACAGCCTCACGCACACTG GAGTGAAGCCATACGCATGCACCATGTGTGACATGAGATTTATCCAACGCTACCAACTGGAGAGACACAGTCTGACTCATACCG gggtgaaGCCGTACGCTTGCACCATGTGTGACAAGAGGTTTTTTCAGCGCTACCACCTGGCGAGACACAGCCTCACTCATATGG GTGTGAAACCTTACGCATGTACCATGTGCGACAAGAGGTTTTTTCAACGCTACCATCTGGCAAGACACAGCCTCACTCATATGG GTGTGAAACCTTACGCTTGCACCATGTGTGACATGAGGTTTGTTCACCGTTACCACCTGACGAGACACAGCCTCACTCACTCGG gggtgaaGCCGTACGCTTGCACCATGTGTGACAAGAGGTTTTTTCAGCGCTACCACCTGGCGAGACACAGCATCACTCATATGG GTGTGAAACCTTACGCTTGCACCATGTGTGACAAGAGGTTTTTTCAGCGATACCACCTGGCGAGACACAGCCGCACTCATATGG gggtgaaGCCGTACGCTTGCACCATGTGTGACAAGAGGTTTTTTCAGCGCTACCACCTGGCGAGACACAGCCTCACTCATATGG GTGTGAAACCTTACGCTTGCACCATGTGCGAAAAGAGGTTTTTTCAGCGCCACCACCTGGCGAGACACAGCCTCACTCATATGG GTGTGAAACCTTACGCTTGCACCATGTGTGACAAGAGGTTTTTTCAGCGCCAGCACCTGGCGAGACACAGCCTCACTCATATGG GTGTGAAACCTTACGCTTGCACCATGTGTGACAAGAGGTTTTTTCAGCGCCAGCACCTTGCGAGACACAGCCTCACTCATATGG GTGTGAAACCTTACGCTTGCACCATGTGTGACAAGAGGTTTTTTCAGCGCCAGCACCTGGCGAGACACAGCCTCACTCATATGG GTGTGAAACCTTATGCTTGCACCATGTGTGACATGAGGTTTTTTCAGCGCTACCACCTGGCGAGACACAGCGTCATTCATTCGG GTGTGAAACCTTACGCATGTACCATGTGCGACAAGAGGTTTTTCCAACGCTACCATCTGGCAAGACACAGCGTCACTCATATGG GTGTGAAACCTTATGCTTGCACCATATGTGACATGAGGTTTGCTCAGCGTTACCACCTGACGAGACACAGCCTCACTCACTCGG gggtgaaGCCGTATGCTTGTTCCATGTGTGACATGAGGTTTATTCAGCGTAACCACCTGGAGAGACACAGCCTCACTCACACGGGTATGCGTTCGTTTACCGTACCCACACAACCGA GGGAGAAGCCCTTTGCTTGTGACATGTGTGACATGAGGTTTATCCAGCGCTACCACCTGGAGAGACACAAGCGCGTGCACagcggggagaagccctaccagTGTGAACGATGCCAGCAG aacttCTCGCGGACAGACCGGCTGCTGAGGCATCGGCGCCTGTGCCAGGGGCGCGGCGTGGCCAAGGTGGAGAACCAGCCCTGCTGCGACCCCAGGCCCTACTCCCAGGAGCCCCCGCCGGCGCCGCCCACCTGGAGCCCCCTGCACCCCCCGCCGGGGCGGCTGGCCGTCTGA